One stretch of Thermococcus sp. 21S9 DNA includes these proteins:
- a CDS encoding Mut7-C RNAse domain-containing protein, with translation MRFIADMMLGRLARWLRLYGYDTLYGIEDDDEIIEVARKEGRVILTKDVALAKKAERLGVKAFLLRSNSLEGQVEELKCLGVQFEELFPANARCPKCNGPIKAVPREAVKGKVPPGVYESYDEFYVCQNCGQIYWPGKQWREMLKMDKKLRGLK, from the coding sequence ATGAGGTTCATCGCCGACATGATGCTCGGAAGACTCGCCCGCTGGCTCAGGCTCTACGGCTACGACACGCTCTACGGAATCGAGGACGACGATGAGATAATCGAGGTTGCCCGGAAAGAGGGCAGGGTAATCCTCACCAAGGACGTAGCCCTCGCAAAGAAAGCTGAAAGGCTCGGCGTCAAAGCTTTCCTGCTACGCTCCAACTCGCTTGAGGGGCAGGTTGAAGAACTGAAGTGCCTCGGCGTCCAGTTTGAGGAGCTCTTTCCAGCTAACGCGCGCTGTCCGAAGTGTAACGGACCCATAAAAGCGGTTCCAAGGGAAGCCGTTAAGGGCAAGGTCCCGCCGGGGGTCTATGAGAGCTACGACGAGTTCTACGTCTGCCAGAACTGCGGACAAATCTACTGGCCGGGAAAGCAGTGGCGAGAGATGCTGAAAATGGATAAAAAGCTGAGGGGATTAAAATGA
- a CDS encoding DUF2202 domain-containing protein, translating to MRRILALLLLGIVAMSVLGAGCISSETTSNTSTSSSPTASPTESDQIPLAVNDNGNINTADLKTYIDSLPAGQLTPEEKQGLLYMVEEEKLAHDVYTKLYEKWGLPIFKNIAESESTHVNAVRLLLEKYNLTDPTQNEGIGEFQNKDLQNLYNQLIEMGSKSEIDALKVGALIEETDIKDLEEWLALTDKLDIITVYENLMKGSRNHLRSFVSQLESRGVTYEPQVLPKDEFEEIINSPMETGGNGNGH from the coding sequence ATGAGGAGAATTCTCGCCCTGCTACTGCTGGGCATAGTGGCCATGAGCGTCCTCGGCGCCGGATGTATAAGCAGTGAAACCACCAGCAACACTTCAACGTCCTCGTCCCCTACAGCATCGCCAACGGAGTCCGACCAGATACCCCTGGCGGTCAACGATAACGGCAACATCAACACCGCCGACCTCAAGACGTACATAGACTCCCTGCCCGCCGGACAGCTGACACCGGAGGAGAAGCAGGGCCTTCTTTACATGGTTGAGGAGGAAAAGCTCGCGCACGACGTTTACACAAAGCTCTATGAAAAGTGGGGTCTGCCGATATTCAAGAACATCGCCGAGAGCGAGAGCACCCACGTTAACGCAGTCAGGCTACTCCTTGAGAAGTACAACCTGACAGACCCGACCCAGAACGAGGGCATCGGCGAGTTCCAGAACAAGGACCTTCAGAACCTCTACAACCAGCTCATCGAGATGGGCTCAAAGAGCGAAATCGACGCGCTGAAGGTCGGAGCACTGATAGAGGAGACGGACATAAAGGACCTGGAGGAGTGGCTTGCGCTGACAGACAAACTGGACATCATAACCGTTTACGAGAACCTGATGAAGGGAAGCAGGAACCACCTCCGCTCCTTCGTGAGCCAGCTTGAGAGCAGGGGAGTTACCTACGAACCGCAGGTTCTGCCCAAGGACGAGTTCGAGGAAATTATAAACAGCCCGATGGAAACCGGTGGAAACGGCAACGGGCACTGA
- a CDS encoding nitroreductase family protein — MRVLELARRRKTVRGFLPDKPPREDILKALKVAKEAPSGANQQPWRFVVIDDDWLKGKIRELCEREEEKFYSGTKGDLMAWLNAKGFKPEKPFLSEAPYLILVFGHTKAPYWLQSTWIAIGYLLLALEELGLGTVTYTPPNPKPVEELLNVPSEYKLQTILPVGYPADPKPKYKRKKLEEVVSFNEF; from the coding sequence ATGCGAGTCCTTGAGCTGGCGAGGCGAAGGAAGACCGTGAGGGGTTTTCTCCCGGACAAACCGCCGAGGGAGGACATCCTAAAGGCCCTGAAGGTGGCGAAGGAAGCGCCGAGCGGGGCCAATCAACAGCCCTGGAGGTTTGTTGTTATTGACGACGACTGGCTGAAGGGGAAAATACGGGAGCTCTGCGAGAGGGAAGAGGAGAAGTTCTACTCCGGAACGAAGGGCGACCTGATGGCGTGGCTCAACGCCAAGGGCTTCAAACCGGAGAAGCCGTTCCTCAGCGAGGCACCCTATCTGATTCTTGTCTTCGGCCACACCAAAGCGCCGTACTGGCTCCAATCGACCTGGATTGCCATCGGATACCTTCTCCTCGCTCTCGAAGAGCTCGGCCTCGGAACCGTAACCTACACTCCACCAAATCCAAAGCCGGTCGAGGAGCTCCTGAACGTCCCATCGGAATACAAACTCCAGACGATTCTGCCCGTTGGGTATCCCGCCGACCCGAAGCCGAAGTACAAGAGGAAGAAGCTTGAGGAGGTCGTAAGTTTCAACGAGTTTTAA
- a CDS encoding ammonium transporter, giving the protein MFSPGSDGFMLIAAALVFIMTPGLALFYGGMVNKKNAVTMMMQNFFSAGWTTVIWVLFGFSLAFGPDVKGIIGNAHYFFLNNITPSTLYPGNHVISMYTFMVYQLMFAIITPVLMTGAFADRMRFKAFIVFMTLWLFLVYFPFAHWLWGGGFLQKWGVEDFAGGIVVHTSAGFGALAVVFYLGMRKHVKEGNHSLPLILIGTALLWFGWFGFNAGSALRVNVDTNVAFVNTMEAAAFAAVTWMFLDYWRTGKWSALGFMTGSIAGLATVTPTAGFISPQAAMIVGVLSAIICHLAVDFKNRRGWDDALDVWGVHGIGGFSGIILLGIFGSSAILGSNGLIHGNATFFVKQVAAAVFCAIYAFVVTYILIWITDRITPVRVPEEAEKTGLDAYEWAEATYVDA; this is encoded by the coding sequence ATGTTCAGCCCAGGTAGCGACGGTTTTATGCTGATAGCGGCGGCGCTGGTGTTTATAATGACCCCCGGTTTGGCTTTGTTCTACGGGGGTATGGTCAACAAGAAGAACGCGGTAACGATGATGATGCAGAACTTCTTCTCTGCCGGATGGACGACCGTAATCTGGGTTCTCTTCGGTTTCAGCCTCGCCTTTGGACCTGACGTCAAGGGCATAATCGGAAACGCCCACTACTTCTTCCTGAACAACATAACCCCCAGCACCCTCTACCCGGGGAACCATGTAATCAGCATGTACACCTTCATGGTCTACCAGCTCATGTTCGCCATAATCACCCCGGTTCTCATGACGGGAGCCTTCGCCGACAGGATGCGCTTCAAGGCCTTCATCGTCTTCATGACCCTCTGGCTGTTCCTCGTGTACTTCCCCTTCGCCCACTGGCTCTGGGGCGGTGGCTTCCTGCAGAAGTGGGGCGTTGAGGACTTCGCCGGTGGAATAGTCGTCCACACGAGCGCCGGTTTCGGTGCCCTCGCGGTCGTGTTCTACCTCGGCATGAGGAAGCACGTGAAGGAAGGAAACCACAGCCTCCCGCTGATACTCATCGGAACGGCCCTGCTCTGGTTCGGCTGGTTCGGTTTCAACGCGGGCTCTGCTTTGAGGGTCAACGTCGACACTAACGTTGCCTTCGTCAACACGATGGAGGCGGCCGCCTTCGCCGCGGTTACGTGGATGTTCCTTGACTACTGGAGAACCGGAAAGTGGAGTGCCCTCGGCTTCATGACGGGCTCGATAGCGGGTCTCGCGACCGTTACCCCGACGGCGGGATTCATAAGCCCACAGGCCGCGATGATTGTCGGCGTTCTCTCGGCCATAATCTGCCACCTGGCGGTCGACTTCAAGAACAGGAGGGGCTGGGACGACGCCCTCGACGTCTGGGGCGTTCACGGCATCGGAGGTTTCTCCGGAATAATCCTCCTCGGAATCTTTGGAAGCTCGGCGATACTCGGAAGCAACGGCCTAATCCACGGGAACGCCACCTTCTTCGTCAAGCAGGTCGCCGCGGCGGTCTTCTGCGCTATCTACGCCTTCGTGGTGACCTACATCCTGATATGGATAACCGACAGGATAACCCCCGTCCGCGTTCCGGAGGAGGCCGAGAAGACCGGTCTCGACGCCTACGAGTGGGCCGAGGCGACCTACGTGGACGCCTGA
- a CDS encoding M1 family metallopeptidase: MINRLNLHLNFDFKKGALEGGAKLKLAGKAGTFLLNRGLKADSASAPFSWRLEGLRGFEAFEASVVRLENPLEEVELSYLGMLESYENVLPYLKDSISREYTLLRTDSLFYPIPSEPDFESLIKSVVGSEFNAEITVEGAPEGLVVASGGEIRGNRLKIEETNRLDIAIAPFTVIEEEPFRLFVLGGEGIERTLELLEKAYRFYSSILGRKADKFTVIETPENYGGQAGKGYALVSGSSLRAEIPANLYHELAHLWNPRATPEAHLSRFFDEAFANYLTALAIREIHGEEAFNRFIKGLKRDYETIVKRFPEAEKLRPSEWGRLGLWELSYTKGALILYELHQRAGDTFYDILRELVEEESVDFEKFRRIVKEIAGIEVTV, encoded by the coding sequence ATGATTAACCGCCTAAACCTTCACTTAAACTTCGACTTCAAAAAGGGAGCGCTGGAAGGAGGGGCAAAGTTAAAGCTGGCCGGAAAAGCGGGAACCTTCCTCCTCAACAGGGGGCTGAAAGCGGACTCCGCGAGCGCCCCGTTTTCATGGCGCTTGGAGGGTCTGAGGGGCTTTGAGGCCTTCGAGGCCAGTGTCGTTCGGCTTGAGAATCCTCTCGAGGAAGTTGAGCTTAGCTATTTGGGAATGCTTGAGAGCTATGAAAACGTCCTCCCCTATCTCAAGGACTCCATAAGCCGGGAGTACACCCTGCTCAGAACGGACTCGCTCTTTTATCCAATCCCGTCGGAGCCGGACTTTGAAAGCCTCATCAAGTCGGTCGTGGGCTCCGAATTTAACGCGGAAATAACGGTCGAGGGTGCTCCGGAAGGGCTGGTGGTGGCGTCTGGCGGAGAAATACGCGGGAATCGGCTGAAGATTGAGGAAACGAACCGGCTCGACATTGCCATAGCGCCCTTCACAGTGATTGAGGAGGAGCCCTTCAGGCTCTTCGTTCTGGGCGGGGAAGGAATTGAAAGGACGCTCGAACTGCTTGAGAAGGCATACCGGTTTTATTCGTCCATCTTGGGTCGCAAAGCTGATAAGTTCACCGTCATCGAGACGCCGGAGAACTACGGTGGGCAGGCCGGGAAGGGCTACGCGCTCGTTTCGGGAAGCTCGCTCAGGGCTGAGATACCGGCAAATCTCTACCACGAGCTCGCCCACCTCTGGAACCCGAGGGCAACGCCCGAGGCGCACCTGAGCAGGTTCTTCGACGAGGCTTTTGCCAACTACCTGACGGCGCTTGCGATTAGAGAGATACACGGCGAAGAAGCGTTCAACCGCTTCATTAAAGGTTTGAAAAGGGACTATGAGACCATCGTTAAGCGCTTTCCGGAGGCGGAGAAGCTCAGACCGTCGGAGTGGGGAAGGCTCGGCCTCTGGGAGCTCTCCTACACGAAGGGCGCGCTGATTCTGTACGAGCTCCACCAGAGGGCAGGGGATACATTTTATGACATCCTGCGGGAGCTCGTGGAAGAGGAAAGTGTGGACTTTGAGAAATTCCGGAGAATCGTGAAAGAGATCGCGGGCATTGAGGTTACTGTTTGA
- a CDS encoding dual specificity protein phosphatase family protein — MGYPATFIDENVAFGPLPPEGSLNELSQAFNSVVVLVEDFELPYSLEGWKKRGVEVLHFPIPDFSAPSLEELLTVLQWIEAKVQEGKRVLIHCIGGCGRSGTVSVAWLMYSRRLPLRQALSEVRRLRHCAVETESQIELLKGLERTIKTR, encoded by the coding sequence GTGGGGTATCCCGCAACTTTTATTGACGAAAACGTCGCATTCGGCCCTCTGCCCCCGGAGGGAAGCTTAAATGAGTTATCGCAGGCCTTTAACTCGGTTGTAGTTCTCGTTGAAGACTTCGAGCTCCCGTATTCGCTTGAGGGGTGGAAAAAGAGGGGTGTTGAGGTTCTCCACTTCCCAATTCCGGATTTCTCGGCACCCTCGCTCGAAGAATTGCTCACCGTCCTCCAGTGGATTGAAGCCAAGGTTCAGGAAGGGAAGAGAGTTCTGATTCACTGCATCGGCGGTTGCGGGCGGAGCGGTACGGTATCGGTCGCGTGGCTTATGTACTCCCGGCGTTTGCCCCTCAGACAGGCCCTCTCAGAGGTCAGGAGGCTGAGGCACTGTGCCGTCGAGACCGAGTCCCAGATTGAGCTTTTGAAGGGGCTGGAAAGAACCATTAAAACTCGTTGA
- a CDS encoding MFS transporter, whose protein sequence is MKQTLYRLQLLTSALRTAGDAIESVALPWGILQSTGSLLSIGGFALFSHLPWVVLPPLLGRTLDRTARKVRLAFLALLLQSALAMLIVPFSSNVWAFYLIVSGISALDILHRYYGFSLVASMTLDPSELQCLNAKLATVGNTVSLVAFPLAGFLSYRFGIKAMLLDAVLLLVGALTLIPYLDVEMRREKSEEPQLEESDKGIIIDRWLVIGVLTSVLLFNFALGSFRIFVFASLRKLSAGEFVYGVLQSLTTVGSLAAVVIIALLAKRKGIGLRRPLMIGMLLQSVALLLTGFTTVLMLFPAVLILGFGGELLNVSFDSLMQRFIPLERLGTARGLFDALATLVIPLSQLTFAWLIERGTWLNLPVGAFLLGVLALGILALTTRGLQLD, encoded by the coding sequence ATGAAGCAAACCCTCTACCGCCTTCAGCTCCTCACATCAGCCCTCAGAACAGCGGGAGACGCTATCGAGAGTGTTGCCCTGCCCTGGGGCATCCTCCAGAGCACCGGCTCGCTCCTGAGCATCGGCGGCTTCGCCCTTTTCTCCCACCTGCCATGGGTCGTCCTCCCGCCCCTCCTCGGAAGGACGCTCGACAGAACGGCCAGGAAGGTAAGGCTGGCCTTCCTCGCGCTCCTCCTTCAATCGGCTCTTGCTATGCTCATAGTCCCGTTCTCGTCGAATGTATGGGCTTTCTACCTCATCGTCTCCGGAATCTCCGCTCTGGACATCCTTCACCGCTACTACGGATTCTCGCTGGTTGCCTCGATGACCCTTGACCCGTCGGAGCTCCAATGCCTCAACGCAAAGCTCGCCACGGTTGGGAACACCGTTTCGCTGGTGGCTTTTCCGCTGGCCGGCTTTCTTTCTTACCGCTTCGGGATAAAGGCCATGCTCCTCGACGCGGTTCTCCTTCTGGTTGGAGCGCTCACACTAATTCCGTATTTGGACGTCGAGATGAGGAGAGAAAAGAGCGAGGAACCCCAACTAGAGGAATCGGACAAAGGGATAATCATTGACAGATGGCTCGTCATAGGAGTCCTTACCTCCGTGCTCCTCTTCAACTTCGCCCTCGGCTCGTTCAGGATCTTCGTCTTCGCCTCGCTGAGGAAGCTGAGCGCGGGGGAGTTCGTTTACGGGGTTCTGCAGTCTCTCACAACCGTCGGGAGTCTTGCAGCCGTCGTGATTATTGCCCTTCTCGCAAAAAGGAAGGGAATCGGCCTCCGGAGACCGCTGATGATTGGAATGCTCCTCCAGAGCGTCGCCCTTCTCCTCACTGGATTCACCACGGTTTTGATGCTGTTTCCCGCAGTTCTGATTCTGGGATTCGGAGGGGAGCTTCTCAACGTCTCGTTCGACAGCTTAATGCAGAGGTTTATCCCGCTTGAGCGCCTTGGAACAGCGAGGGGCCTATTTGACGCCCTCGCAACGCTGGTAATTCCCCTGTCCCAGCTGACCTTTGCGTGGCTGATTGAAAGGGGAACATGGCTGAACCTTCCGGTCGGTGCCTTCCTCCTGGGGGTCCTCGCGCTTGGAATCCTCGCGCTCACCACGAGAGGCCTTCAGTTAGATTAA
- a CDS encoding MFS transporter encodes MELLNRYRLLMVLMHTGFLGNLVVIYYLSKGLSYAQIGLATALTAWGIVLLEVPTGVVGDRVSRKLSVLIGLTLNAIATLVLVFLNGFPMLLLYALLMALSVAFVSGSLQAWLFDTMRHLGREREFREFMKGTKSLTIPVSALTLVIGAFLAQFYGFTLPLVLSFIVEVAMIILALSIPEYDFEPVKESYGKHTLGAFRELFSGRIFPLVAVSILVSLETNQFRKFFEPYLGKVLAIYLGTTITGTLGLLGIAEVTVRTLPKFIGIRIRDSWSLRFYSVAPVLVPILTVLSVLYKNPLWIVLLGVVATVVSTAFQFNIAIELQHRLPSEKRATILSADSMVSALTMGSFYTVYGFAVNALGLATARLVFALALLALSLLVKALEVMGPLGDVLKVRHIKREH; translated from the coding sequence ATGGAACTGCTCAACCGCTACCGGCTCCTGATGGTGCTGATGCACACGGGCTTCCTCGGGAACCTTGTGGTCATCTACTACCTCTCCAAGGGGCTGAGCTACGCCCAGATAGGACTCGCCACGGCCCTTACCGCGTGGGGCATAGTCCTCCTTGAAGTGCCCACCGGAGTGGTCGGCGACAGGGTGAGCAGGAAGCTGAGCGTTCTCATCGGGCTGACGCTGAACGCCATCGCCACTCTCGTCCTGGTATTCCTCAACGGCTTCCCGATGCTCCTCCTCTACGCCCTTCTGATGGCCCTGAGCGTTGCCTTCGTCAGCGGGAGCCTGCAGGCGTGGCTCTTCGACACAATGAGGCACCTCGGCAGGGAGAGGGAGTTCCGGGAGTTCATGAAGGGCACCAAGAGCCTGACGATTCCCGTCTCTGCGCTGACGCTTGTAATAGGCGCCTTCCTCGCCCAGTTTTACGGCTTCACCCTTCCGCTGGTTCTCTCTTTCATAGTCGAGGTTGCGATGATAATTCTCGCGCTCTCAATTCCGGAGTACGACTTCGAGCCGGTTAAGGAGAGCTACGGAAAGCACACCCTTGGAGCCTTCAGGGAGCTTTTCAGCGGAAGAATCTTCCCGCTCGTTGCCGTTTCAATCCTCGTCTCGCTTGAGACCAACCAGTTCAGGAAGTTCTTCGAGCCATATCTCGGGAAAGTTTTAGCCATCTACCTCGGCACGACCATTACCGGAACCCTTGGACTCCTTGGAATAGCTGAGGTTACGGTAAGAACCCTCCCGAAGTTCATCGGGATTAGAATAAGGGACTCGTGGAGCCTCAGGTTCTATTCGGTCGCCCCCGTTCTCGTCCCAATCCTGACGGTTCTCTCCGTCCTCTATAAAAACCCGCTCTGGATTGTGCTCCTCGGCGTCGTCGCGACGGTCGTCTCAACGGCTTTTCAGTTCAACATCGCGATAGAGCTTCAACACAGGCTCCCGAGCGAGAAGAGGGCGACGATACTCTCGGCCGATTCAATGGTCTCGGCTCTGACCATGGGAAGCTTCTACACAGTTTACGGCTTCGCCGTGAACGCCCTCGGGCTTGCGACGGCGAGGCTGGTCTTTGCACTCGCGCTCCTCGCGCTCAGCCTCCTCGTGAAGGCGCTTGAAGTTATGGGACCTTTGGGGGATGTTCTTAAAGTGAGACACATTAAACGGGAACATTGA
- a CDS encoding class I SAM-dependent methyltransferase, which produces MERWDFDDWAESYDEDVEIDDWIHRDYWNVLKLVAERAKGLVLDVGCGTGDILRFLDPENYIGLEPSPGMRERFREKYGFEPLGGHFLRIPLPDGSVDTVVTTYAFHHVPDEEKQDAIREMLRVLRPGGKIIIADVMFKSEEAKMCIGGEDGLTEEIEDEYFATVEGLRKICEKLGLECQFERVNRYVWLAEIVSSH; this is translated from the coding sequence ATGGAGCGCTGGGACTTTGACGACTGGGCCGAAAGCTACGATGAGGACGTTGAAATAGACGACTGGATACACCGCGACTACTGGAACGTTCTGAAACTCGTTGCGGAGCGGGCTAAAGGGCTCGTCCTTGACGTCGGCTGCGGAACGGGTGATATTTTGCGCTTTCTCGACCCGGAAAACTACATCGGCCTCGAACCTTCCCCGGGGATGCGCGAGAGGTTCAGGGAAAAGTACGGGTTCGAGCCCCTCGGCGGGCACTTCCTGAGGATTCCCCTCCCCGACGGGAGTGTCGATACCGTGGTAACGACCTACGCCTTCCATCACGTGCCGGACGAGGAAAAGCAGGACGCGATTAGAGAGATGCTCCGCGTCCTGAGGCCCGGAGGCAAAATCATAATAGCGGACGTGATGTTTAAGTCGGAGGAGGCGAAGATGTGCATCGGCGGGGAAGACGGACTCACCGAGGAGATAGAGGACGAGTACTTCGCCACCGTCGAGGGCCTGAGGAAAATCTGCGAAAAGCTCGGGTTGGAGTGCCAGTTTGAGAGGGTGAATAGATACGTCTGGCTCGCCGAGATAGTCAGCTCACATTAA
- a CDS encoding GNAT family N-acetyltransferase, which produces MLIREARPEDRPFIEEIARLTWDGGDYLARVFDEWLGDNFYVLEVDGKVVGTAKLTILPGKVGWLEGLRVHPDYRGRGYGRKLHDFLLGLGERLAKEGKIEVLEFATYFLNRESISMAERTGFRVKAKFFVFSAKVGDFQPEEPEKIEPELSDLTLGLIPVGWRFVRRSEEALNWIRENAYIYDFNGFRFLVSKKGATFTPLDVGLATLKAMLPAMAWVAKERGREGFDVMLPSGVKPLLPGLKRLGLHLWDETEEPNVLVFRKRLVKG; this is translated from the coding sequence ATGCTCATACGCGAGGCAAGGCCGGAAGATAGGCCCTTCATCGAGGAGATAGCGAGGCTGACCTGGGACGGCGGGGATTACCTCGCGCGGGTCTTCGACGAGTGGCTCGGGGACAATTTCTATGTCCTTGAAGTGGACGGAAAGGTCGTCGGCACGGCGAAGCTAACCATTCTGCCCGGAAAGGTCGGCTGGCTTGAAGGACTGAGGGTTCATCCCGACTATCGCGGAAGAGGCTACGGGAGGAAGCTCCACGACTTCCTGCTCGGGCTCGGCGAGAGACTCGCGAAGGAAGGGAAAATCGAAGTCCTCGAGTTCGCGACATACTTCCTCAACCGCGAGAGCATCTCGATGGCAGAGAGGACGGGCTTTAGAGTTAAGGCGAAGTTCTTCGTCTTCAGCGCCAAGGTCGGGGATTTTCAACCGGAGGAGCCCGAGAAAATCGAGCCTGAGCTGAGCGACCTGACCCTCGGCCTGATTCCCGTCGGCTGGCGCTTCGTGAGGAGGAGTGAGGAGGCTTTAAACTGGATTCGAGAAAACGCCTACATTTACGACTTCAACGGCTTCCGCTTTCTGGTTTCAAAGAAAGGGGCAACGTTCACGCCCCTCGATGTTGGCCTGGCAACTCTCAAGGCGATGCTTCCGGCGATGGCGTGGGTCGCCAAGGAGCGCGGAAGAGAGGGCTTCGACGTTATGCTTCCGAGCGGGGTCAAACCCCTCCTGCCCGGGCTCAAGAGGCTCGGCCTTCACCTCTGGGACGAGACTGAGGAGCCGAACGTTCTGGTTTTCAGGAAGAGGCTCGTGAAGGGGTGA
- a CDS encoding carbon-nitrogen hydrolase family protein yields MKIALIPMHVEVGNFEANWVEFERRFNEALKYGPDFLVFPEYCLTGFEEWDFSGAELYGEIVERVSALAREAGVYVVFGLLEPYKNCIYNSALLIGRNGEVLLKHRKFQEPMKFCTGNTVRTARTEFGRVAVIICGDLYNKRIAKWVRRKRPDYLFVPMEYSPDYGELNDDDVKAMAERVKLLGVKAFIVNSYPPGGAWVFDENGGLLASSRREKILLQDF; encoded by the coding sequence ATGAAAATCGCGCTAATCCCGATGCACGTTGAGGTCGGAAACTTCGAGGCCAACTGGGTGGAGTTCGAAAGGCGCTTTAACGAGGCTCTGAAGTACGGGCCGGACTTCCTCGTCTTCCCCGAGTACTGCCTGACCGGCTTTGAAGAGTGGGACTTCAGCGGGGCGGAACTTTACGGTGAGATAGTCGAGAGGGTGAGCGCATTGGCTCGGGAGGCCGGGGTTTACGTCGTCTTCGGCCTCCTTGAGCCATACAAAAACTGCATCTACAACTCCGCCCTCCTCATTGGGCGCAACGGTGAGGTTCTCCTCAAGCACAGGAAGTTCCAGGAGCCGATGAAGTTCTGCACAGGGAACACCGTCAGAACCGCCAGAACGGAGTTTGGAAGGGTGGCGGTAATTATCTGTGGCGACCTCTACAACAAGAGGATAGCGAAGTGGGTTAGGCGGAAGAGGCCGGACTACCTGTTCGTGCCGATGGAGTACTCACCTGACTACGGGGAGCTTAACGATGACGATGTTAAGGCGATGGCGGAGCGGGTGAAGTTGCTCGGCGTTAAAGCGTTTATCGTCAACAGCTACCCTCCGGGAGGCGCGTGGGTCTTCGATGAGAACGGTGGGCTCCTGGCCTCATCCCGGCGGGAAAAGATTCTCCTCCAGGACTTTTGA
- a CDS encoding MBL fold metallo-hydrolase gives MLVYFIGTGGSEGIPAHLCTCSTCNEARKFGFAQRRPSTLAVITDNRKAVLFDVGTDIRDFLNVPLEAIFLTHWHHDHIYGLYKLRWMARETVLYAPEGSADALILQDPKNLRPRTLRPFETVELDTLRITALRLNHGVETLGYLIEEDGKSVALLYDTKGLPEETREFLEKKAPLRLAIVDATYPPGFDDTYHNNVDEAAELGLRLAERTVLSHISHKNLPFLELTDYVRKRWGNRVLVAYDGMVFYV, from the coding sequence ATGCTCGTCTACTTCATCGGCACCGGCGGGAGCGAGGGGATTCCGGCCCATCTCTGCACCTGCTCGACCTGCAACGAGGCGAGAAAGTTTGGCTTCGCCCAGAGAAGGCCCTCAACGCTCGCCGTCATTACTGACAACAGGAAAGCCGTTCTCTTCGACGTCGGGACCGATATAAGGGACTTTCTCAACGTCCCGCTGGAGGCCATCTTCCTGACCCACTGGCACCACGACCACATCTACGGCCTCTACAAGCTCCGCTGGATGGCGAGGGAAACTGTTCTCTACGCGCCTGAGGGGAGCGCCGACGCGCTAATCTTGCAGGACCCCAAGAACCTCCGCCCGAGGACGTTAAGGCCCTTCGAAACGGTCGAGCTCGACACGCTGAGGATTACGGCACTAAGGCTGAACCACGGCGTTGAGACGCTCGGCTACCTCATTGAGGAGGACGGGAAGAGTGTGGCCTTGCTCTACGACACCAAGGGTCTTCCAGAGGAGACGCGGGAGTTCTTAGAAAAGAAAGCCCCGCTTCGGCTGGCGATTGTCGATGCCACCTACCCGCCCGGCTTCGACGACACCTACCACAACAACGTTGACGAAGCGGCCGAACTCGGCCTTAGATTGGCGGAGAGAACAGTTCTAAGTCACATCTCCCACAAGAACCTGCCGTTCCTTGAGCTGACGGACTACGTGCGGAAGAGATGGGGGAACAGGGTTTTAGTTGCCTACGACGGCATGGTTTTCTACGTTTAG
- a CDS encoding GNAT family N-acetyltransferase: MEIIRLTEKHLPDFQELYIEFFRELRGKQGWSPHAEAEYRAEATHYFRRGDLIFLAIEEEPLGFIRVSSREGSFWVEELFVRPEFRGRGIGRVLVERAEEEVRKHDDALYLFVLPQDKDAIAFWKKLGYDVINTVELVKDLEHSERPSFHTVELLGGPFKIFRWKGEKFTEEEKRFMELLEEFYQKGGTKEEFLRLVNRALEGWLE; encoded by the coding sequence ATGGAAATAATTCGCCTGACCGAGAAACACCTTCCAGACTTCCAAGAGCTTTACATCGAGTTCTTCCGCGAGCTCAGGGGAAAGCAGGGCTGGAGTCCGCACGCTGAGGCAGAGTACAGAGCAGAGGCAACGCACTACTTCAGACGAGGCGACCTGATATTTCTCGCCATCGAGGAAGAGCCTCTTGGCTTCATCAGGGTTTCAAGCAGGGAGGGCAGTTTCTGGGTTGAAGAGCTCTTCGTAAGGCCCGAGTTCAGGGGGCGGGGAATCGGGCGGGTCCTCGTCGAGCGGGCCGAGGAGGAAGTCAGGAAGCACGACGACGCGCTCTACCTCTTCGTTCTCCCGCAGGACAAAGATGCGATAGCCTTCTGGAAAAAGCTCGGCTACGACGTTATCAACACCGTGGAGCTCGTGAAGGACTTGGAGCACTCGGAGAGGCCGTCCTTCCACACGGTCGAGCTCCTCGGCGGGCCCTTCAAAATCTTCCGCTGGAAAGGCGAGAAGTTCACGGAGGAGGAGAAGCGCTTCATGGAGCTGCTGGAGGAGTTCTACCAGAAGGGTGGGACGAAGGAGGAGTTCCTAAGGCTCGTTAACCGTGCTCTGGAAGGGTGGCTGGAGTGA